The following is a genomic window from Rhodoligotrophos defluvii.
CGTGCTAACGGGATCCCTCGCCGGGCGGACAGGCGGGCTGCGGGCGGCGCCCCATTATTCGGCATCCAAAGGCAGCGTTCACACTCTCGTTCGGTGGTTCGCGCAGCGCGGCTCTTCGCACAACGTTCTAGTCAACGGAATTTCGCCCGGAACGACCGACACACCGATGATGCGCGGTCAAGGCTACGATCCATCGGCCTTCCCGCTAGGCCGCTTCGCCACGCCCGAAGAAATGGCGGGACCAATCGCATTCCTCTTGTCTCCCGCAGCAAGCTTCGTCGCCGGGGTGATTCTCGACGTGAATGGCGGCATCCACTACTCCTAGAATGCCATTCGCCAAGGGGCGGATCATGATCTACAGGACGATCAAGAACACCCGCATCCCGGCGCTCGGCTTCGGAACATTCGGCCTGAACGGCGCCGAGGGTCTGGCGGCCATCGAATGCGCTCTGGAGACGGGATATCGGCACATCGACGCGGCGATCCGCTATGGCAACGAGGCTGAAGTTGGACAGGCAATCGCCTCGTCGCGCGTGCCGCGCGAGGAGATCTTCCTGACAACCAAGATCTGGTATGGCGATCTCACCCCCCAGGTTATTTTCGATTCCACGCGAGAAAGCCTCGATCGCCTCAAGACGGATTTCGTGGACTTGCTTCTGATTCACTGGCCAAGCCCGGACATGGACCTTGGGCGGGTTCTGGACGCACTGGCAGAGCTCCAATCAGAAGGGCTGGCACGCAACATCGGCGTGGCGAATTTCCCGACGGCACTGATGCGTGCTTGCGTCGAAGATCACGGCGCTGACCTCCTCACCAACCAAGTCGAGTACCACCCTTTCCTAAACCAGAGCGCCGTGTATGACCTGTGCCGGCGCTACGGAATGCTGCTGACCGCCTATCTGCCGCTTGCTCGGGGAGCGGTCATGGACGACCCCGTGCTGCAGGAGATCGCCGAAAGCCACGGCAAATCCGCCGCCCAGGTCACGCTGCGCTGGTTGCTGCAGCAAGCGGATGTCGCCGCCATCCCCCGCTCGTCGAAGCCGGAGCACATCCGATCCAATTTCGACGTGTTCGATTTTGCTCTGAGCGAGGAAGAGATGGCCCGTATCGGCGCGCTGCGTGGTGGCGGCCGCATCGTGAATGTGGAATGGGCGCCCGAATGGGACCCGGCGTGAGCGCAAGCGTCGCGAGCCTCATCACAAGACAGCAGGGGGAGTGCTTTTAATGTATGAGATCTCCGGACGCTCCGCACTCATTACCGGTGCGGGATTGGGCATTGGCCGTTCGATCGCTCTGCGCTTGGCCGCGGAAGGCGTCAATCTGGCCTTGTTCGACCTGCACGAAAGCGCACTCGGTGAAACCGCCGGTCTGGCGCGCTCCGCCGGCGTCAAGGTCGCTGCTCACGTGGTCGACGTGTCGGACGCGGCTGCCGTCGACACCGCGACGGCAGACGCGGGCACGACGCTCGGCGGCTTCGATTATCTGGTCAACAATGCCGCCATCTCGCACCGCAATTCCATCATAGAGGCCGACGCGGAGCATTTCGGCAAGGTGATGAGCGTCAATGTCTGGGGTGTGTTCAATTGCTCCAAGGCGGTCCTGCCCGGCATGCTGAAAGCGGGTCGGGGCAGCATCGTCAACATCTCGTCCTGGGCGGGAAAGACGGCGCTGCCGCAGTACTTTGCCTATTGCACGTCGAAATTCGCCGTCATCGGCATGACCCAGGCCATGGCTGTGGACCTCGGCCAGCACGGCATCAGGGTCAATGCCGTGTGCCCGGGCATCATCATGAACACGCCGACGCGCGACATGGCGGAGGCCGAAGCGAGAGCGCGCGGGTTGCCGCCGGCAAGCGAACGGGCGAAAACCGTACCGATGCGGCGGCTTGGCGAACCGGAAGACGTGGCCAATTGCGTTGCTTTCCTGCTCTCGGACCAGGCCGATTACCTCACAGGGCAATCGATCAATGCCACCGGCGGCCTTTGGACAAATTAGGATGGAAGGAGCAGCTGCGAACCCACATCTGTGCGCAATCGTTGTGCTAAAATCAACGTTGACCGCCGCCTAGCTGCCCGGGAAACATTTCGTTTCAAAATGTGTCGGTTCCGCCCTGCTCCCGATTTCGGGGAGGAACAGGAAGAGGCATGAATGAAGCGGCTGGCTGGGAAGGCGTTCGTCATAACAGGCGCGGGGTCGGGCATTGGTCAGAGCAGTGCCCTTCGCCTCGCTGAAGAAGGCGCAGGGGTTCTTGCGGTCGACCAGTCGATCGAATCGGTGAACGCGACGGCCGCGATGGCGCGTGAAGGAAGCGGCCGCATCATTGCATTCCAGCAGGACATCACGGCGGCCGACGGCCCAAAAAGGATGCTCGGTGCGGCAATCCAAGCATTCGGGGATGTGGACGGCATCGTGAACAATGCCGGCATCGGGGCGGCCAAGTCCGCTCATCTGACCACGGATGAAGAGTTCGACCGCTTTATGGATGTCAATCTGCGGGCGCTGTTTCGTCTGTCACGAGACTTCATCCTGGAGCGACGCCGTAAGGGTGGCATCATCGTCAATCTGGCATCGGTCTTCGGTTTGACGGGATATCCCGGCAGCGCGCCCTATTCCGCGACCAAGGCCGCCGTAATCGGTCTGACGCGCCAGATGGCGGCAGATTACGGGCGGGACGGCTTCAGGGTCAATGCGGTGGCGCCGGGGATGATCATGACGCCGATCCATAGTGAGGAACGCCAGAAATCGAATCCGGAATATTATAGATCCTTCGTCAATGGCACGCCGATGGGTGTGACGGCGGACGCATCGGTCATTGCATCCGCCATCGCATATCTCTGCTCGGATGACGCCAAATTCGTCTCTGGGCATGTTCTGGTGGTCGACGGCGGCTGGCTCTCCACCAAGCGCGACCTGCCTGTGGAAGAAACGCCCGCGGGCTATCACTTCGCATAGCCGGCGGAACTTCCCGAATGCTGCGGCTCTGGTCGGGCCGCGGGCAAGGACCCGAATCTGAAGCTGAGAGGGCTGCTTATGCGCGGACTGCACGAAAAGGTCTTTATCGTCACGGGCGCAGGGTCGGGCATCGGGCGCGCAAGCGCCCTCCGTCTTGCCGAGGAGGGCGCCTTTGTGCTGGCGGTCGACAGGGATATCGACAAGGCGACCGAAACCGTCGGCCTCAGCCAGGGCGCGACGGGAAAGGTCCAAGCCTTCGCGCAGGACCTCACGGAGAATCAGGCTCCGCAGGCCATCCTGCAAGCGGCGCGGGACGCTTTTGGAGAGCTCGACGGCCTGGTCAACAATGTCGGGCTCGGCAGTCCGAAATCAGCTCTCGACGAACCAGACGAAGAACACGACAAGTACATGAACATCAATTTCCGGACGGTCTTCCGGATGTCGCGCGACTTCATCGGCTTCAATATGCACCGGGGGGGCTCGATCGTCAGCATCGCTTCCACCTTCGGCCTCGTCGGTTTTCCCGGCGCCGCCACCTATTCGGCCGCAAAGGCTGCGATCGTTGGCCTAACGCGCCAACTGGCCGCCGAATACGGCGAGCACGGCTTTCGCGTGAATGCGGTTGCACCTGGCCTCATCATGACGCCGGCCCATACGCTGGAGCGCCAGACCAAGAACAAATGGTTTTATGACTCCTACCTCAACGGCACCCCGCTCAAGGTCGCGGGCGATGCGGATGCGATCGGCGCGGCCGTCACGTTCCTGTCATCCGCCGACGCCGGCTTCATCACCGGACAAGTGCTTCCCGTCGATGGTGGCTGGACCATCACGAAATATGCATTTGCGGATGATGGACGCGTGCGAGCGAGATAAGCACCGGCGGGCTCTTATGCATCGAGCGGGCTGGGCGCCGCCTCCGTGTCATCACCTATCTGACCACACCGCAAGCTCATAGCCGTCGGGATCGGCGAAATGGAAGCGGCCGCCCGGGAACGAGTAGGCAGGCTTGATGATCTTGCCCCCGGCCTCCTCGAGGCGGCGCTGGGTTTCGGCGAGATCGCTCGCATAGACATCTAAGCTGCCACTGATCCTGGCCTCTGGACCGGCCAACGCCAAGGCGACCTCTTGCGCCCCTAAAGCAGTCCAAGACAGGCGTCCGCGTGTGATCCTGGTGGGAGCAAGGCTTCGTAAAGCGCTTGATGCGGCATCGCGTAAGGACCTCCACATCCTTCTAAACTCGTCCGGCAGACCGTGGACAGAAAATGGCCTCCGCTCTCTCCTGGGGTAAGGCATATAAGGCAGCTGGCATGGAAGGTGTAACCTTCGACGACCTAAGAGGAACGGCTGTCACACGCGTCCTCTGGTCGGTTGCACCGAAGCCGAAATCGGCACGCTCACTGGCCACAGCTTGAGAGACGTGCGCTCGACCCTAGGTGCTCACTACCTGCATCGCGACCCGGAACTCGCGCGATCGGCGATTAGGACGCTCGAAGCAGGAACAACATTCGCGAATGAGTTCCCGAACGACAGGTTTTGTTCTGTAGAAAAGGTGCGAAAAGTCTAATGAAATCAAGTGGCTGGGGGACTAGGATTCGAACCTAGACTGGCGGAGTCAGAGTCCGCTGTCCTACCATTAGACGATCCCCCAAGGGTGCGCGTTAGATATCAACGGGTTAGGCTGTCGTCAATCCCTCGGCTTGCACATGACTTGCAATCCCTGTTCTCGGCGCCCGCCGACCGCGTGCTCAACATGCCTAACCGCAGCGGACGAACACGGCTCCGTCTCCGGCGATCCTGACGCCGCTGATCGAAAGCGGTCCGTTCGGCGGCGGCTCCACCACCAGGGCATCCGGCGAATGCGCGCTTATCGGGAGCTCCCGATACGGCCTGTCGAAGATGAGGGCCGGATCCTCGCCGAGCCTGACATAGCCTGTCCGCGATTCGCCGTTGATGCGCGTCTCGATCACTTGCCCGCCGGCCGCATTGCCGCTGATCGCGAAGTCCGGCGACCGGCAGGACGAGCCTTTGGCCGTCCAGGACGCAAGGACATAGTCGCGCGTCAGCAGCGTAGAGTCCTGTCGCGGGGGCTGCACCCGCGTGATGTTTTCGACCTCGATGGTTGCAGCACCCTGCATGCAGAATGAGACCTCGGCAGTCTTGCCCGTCACCCGCACATAATCGCCCGCTTGGAACTGCGCTCCGGCCCCAACAAGACTGTATGTCTGGCCGCCGGGCGTCTCCAACTGCAGGCATTCCGCACCGCGTGCAAGCCGTCCCTCTTCCGTCCGCATGCCGGCCCCGTCGTTCGGCGCATCGGGGTCGCGCCGTTCGACCACCTGCACCGGCCTGCTGACCTCCGTGCGGCCGTCTTGGGTGTGAATCACAAAGACGAGTTCGTCTCCGGGATCCGCGTTTTCGGGTATCCGCACCTGGGCTTCCACCTCGCCGTCGGCCTGCACCCGCGCCCGCTCGAGCGAGCGCCATTCCGACTCCGGCGGCCCGACGCCGATCTGCACCAATCGACCCGGCGTGTAGTTGCGGCCGCTCACCGTGATGGGCGCCCCGGGCCCGCCCGCTCGCGGCTGGACGCTGATGGTCGGTTCCCCGGTGATCGGGCCGTCCTGCCCGTCCGGCGCGACCCCCGGGATACGGATCGAAAGACCGATCCTCAAATCGTCCGCGTCGAGATCCGGATTGGCCGCGAGCAGAGCACCGACGCTCGTGCCATACCGTTCCGCCAGCGAGAATAGCGTGTCGTCCGGCCCAATCTGGTGGGTTTGCCGCGAGGGTGCCGTATCGCGGTGACCGCTATCGTCGCCCCCGCGGGTCGCTCCCGGTATGTTGAGCCGGGTCCCCACGGGTATGTCGTTCAAATCATCGATCTGCGGATTGGCGGCCTTAAGTTCCGACAGCTGGACCCGACACTGCTGCGTCACCTGGTACAAGGTGTCGCCTGGCTGCATGATGTATTCCTCGGCGCAGGGGCTCTGCGCCCCGGCACCTCCACCGGCGAGGAGGGCGACGGAAAACGCCGTGAGCACCCCGGAGGTTGAAAGCCATCCTCCCATATCCACGCTCCCTGTTCTGGCCTGAGCGCTGACTCCGCACACTGCGGCTGGCTTCATCTGCGCGCTGCGACGGCCTTTCGCCGGGCACGGAGGCCGGCTTGCTTGACGGCACAACAGTTCCGGGGCGCACGGGTTCCGACCTCGGGCGGGAAAGCGGCGGGCCCCGCCTCGCCGGAAAACCCGGATGTGTCGTCACGCCGCCGCTGATGGCCCAACCAGCAGAACCACCGGCAGCCTCGATCCGCCGTGCTAGCTCAGATGCGCATACCGACCGCTCGGCTGTTAAGTCCTGCGGCGAGCACATTGGCGAGGCTGCGGCCGGCATCACCCGTTTGGTCGAGGCTTGGGTTGTAGATGGTCACCTCCAGTCCCACGGCCTTGTCGCTCGCCAGGGCCATGCGCAAGACTGTGGCCAAGTCTTGCCAATCGAGACCGCCAGGGATCCTGAAGTCCACGGCGGGCATGATGGCGTCATCGAGCACATCGGCGTCCAGGTGGATGAAGAAGCCGTCGAGTTCTGGCCGCGTCAGGTGATCGATGGCGATACGCGTAGCGGCCTCGACGCCCATTTGCCTTATCCGGGGCAGGTCGAGGGCGAGAAGATCGGCTGGCAAAGGTTGGCTGCCATACGCGGCTTGGTCGTCGTGATCGCGATATCCAAAAGCGACCACATCGGCGGAATGGACGAGCGGACTTTCGCCTTCGAATTCGGTGACGATGGCCGGTCCGTGGCCGGTGACCCAAGCCAGGTCCATCGAGGCGCCTTCGCCATTGGGCTCGGCCTCAGGCTGAAAGAAATCGGCATTTCCGTCGATAAAGAGCAGGCCATGGCGGCCGCGTCGCCGCAGCGCGAGCATCGAACCGAGCAGGATCGTGCAGTCACCGCCAAGAACGATCGGGAACTCGCCAGTATCGAGCACCGGTCCAACCGCGTCAGCAAGCATGGGTGACCATCCTGCAATCTCATGCGCATTGAGGATGGTCGTTTGAGGATCCCGGGTTCGGCTCGTGGCCGGCACATGCACCCGGCCGGCGTGCCGGGCACCGATGCGGTCAGCAAGGCCAAGCTGCAAGAGCCTGTCGGACAAGCATTCAACGCCATCGGTGGAGAGGCCCAAAGTAGACGGCGCTTCAATGATGGCAAACGGGGCGGATCTGCTCATTGTCCGGTCTCCAAAACAAGGCCTTGATGTAACAAGCGCTGAGGCCTTCGACCTCGCGATCGGCGGTACGGGTCTGGAAAGCCGCCGGCGACGTGGTAGGCCGCGCCAAGCGATTTCGAAACGAAATTGACAGGCAGACTGTTCGATGGCGGATCTCGGGAACTGGCTTGCCTCTCCCGCTAACCGCGGTTGAAAATAAACAATCGATCATTTATACGAGATCAGTTGCGAGCGGAGGATGCGGGATGAGGCGGTTAGAAGGCCACACAGTGCTGATTACCGGCGGTGCGAGCGGGATCGGCGAAGCGACGGCCGGGCGACTGGCGGAAGAAGGCGCGCATATTCTGATTGCCGACCGGGATCAAGACGGGCTCGCCCGGCTGGTCGGCGCGCTCGAAGCCGCGGGCCGGCGCGTGGAAGCAGCCCATTACGACCAGAGCCGGCCGGAGACGATCACCGCGATGTTCGCCTCGCTGAGGCAACGGCATGCGAGACTGGACGCCTGTTTCGTGAATGCTGGCTATGGGCGCTATGGCGAGTTCCTGTCCGTGGACCTCGGAGACTGGCAGCGCCATATCGACGTCAATCTTACCGGCAGCTTCGTCGTCGCGCAGGAGGCCGCCCGCTGGATGGCGGACGCTGGAAACGGCGGCGCGATCATTTTCAACGCCTCGACCGCCGCCGCGCACGAGTGCGACCTGTTCGCCGCCTACGCCGCATCGAAAGCCGGCCTCCTGATGCTCGCCCGCACCATGGCCTCCGAGCTCGGCAGCTTCCGCATTCGGGTCAACGTGATCCTTCCCGGCGTGATCGCAACAGCTATGACAAAGGGGCTGCTGTCGGAGGAGAACTATGCGGAGACGGTCGCGGCGGAGACGCCGCTCGGCCGGTTCGGAACCGGCGCCGACATTGCCGCGGCGGTCGCGTTTCTCGCCTCCGATGATGGTGCGTTCGTCACGGGCACCACGCTGGTCATAGACGGCGGCCAGACACTGCACGGCTACCCCCGCTGGTTCGCCGCCGATTACCGGGAAAAGGGCCGACCGCTATGGCGCCCCTACCTGGTGAACGGACACAAGATGGCGTGATCGCACCCGCGCCCGGGGCCGCCCCGCGCGCCAATATCAAGAACACGGGAACTTGGGAGGAGTTGTCCATGGCCGCTATTCGCCCTGACCGTCACGAAACTGTCCTGCGCTATGTCTTGGAACAGCGCGCCCGCGATCATCCGGATCGCATCTATGTGGTGTTCGAGGATGATACCGCATGGACATACGCGCAGGCCCTCGAGGTGACGCGCCAGGTTGCGGCAGGGCTCGCGCGCCTCGGCGTGCGGCAGGGCGACCGCGTGCTGTCCTGGCTGCCAAACTGCCCGGAAGCGCTGGCCGTCTGGTTCGGCATCAATTGGCTCGGCGCCATTTATGTCCCCATCAACACTTCGTATCGCGGATTGCTGCTCGAGCACGTGATCAAGGCGTCTCGCGCCGAAATCATGGTGGCGCGCGCCGAGCTCGTGGACCGTCTGGCGGAGATCGACCGTGGCCGGCTCCGCCACGTCGTGGTGCACGGCAGGGCCATGCCCGAACCCATTGCTGGCCTCGAACTGCTCCCCCACGATCTGTTGCGGCAGGACCAGCGAACGGGTGAATTGGCCGAACCGATAGAACCCTGGCACACCCAGAAGATCATCTACACATCGGGTACCACCGGTCCCTCGAAGGGCGTGCTCTGCAGCTATTTCCACACGGCCACCTCGGCGGCCGCCGCCTTCGGCGAGAAGCCCGGCCTCGCGCCGCGCTATCTCGTTCAGCTGCCGCTGTTCCATGCAGGCGGCACCATCGGCTCCTACGCCATGCTGCTGTCCGGCGGCTCCATCGCCCTGTGGTCCGGCTTCCGCACGGACGCCTTTTGGGATTTCGTCAGCCGCAAGGAGGTGACGTGCTGCACCCTGCTCGGCTCCATGGCCACCTTCCTCAGCAAGCAGGAGCCTTCGCCGAAGGAACGCGAACACCGGCTCGCCTGGTGCTATGTCATCCCACTGATGGATGATGCTGCCGCCTTCACCCGGCGCTTCAACGTTCCCGTCTATTCGCTCTTCAACATGACCGAGACCTCCTGCCCCATCCTCACCGAAGCCAACCCCGCTGCGAAGGGAACCTGCGGCAAGCTGCGGCCCGGGGTGGACGCGCGCCTTGTGGACGAAAACGACATCGAGGTCGAAATCGGCGAGGTGGGCGAGCTGATCCTGCGCACCGACCTGCCCTGGCAGATGAATCACGGCTATGACGGCGCGCCGGAAGCAACCGCAGCGGCATGGCGCAATGGCTGGTTTCACACCGGCGATGCCTTCCGGCGCGATGCCGAAGGCAACTATTTCTTCGTCGACCGAATCAAGGACGCGATCAGACGGCGAGGTGAGAACATCTCCTCATTCGAGGTGGAAGCCGTGATCAGCCAGCATCCGGACGTGCTCGACGTGGCGGTTGTCGCCGTCCCGAGCGAGCATGGCGAAAACGAGGTCTTGGCCTGTATCGTGCCTCGGGCCGCACGTGAGATCGATTTGCCGGGGCTGATCGACTTCTGCTCTGCCCGGATGGCGCATTTCATGGTGCCGAGATTCGTCCGGATGTATGAGAGTCTCCCGACGACGCCGACCGGCAAGGTTCAAAAGGTGCTTCTGCGCCAGGCGGGCGTCGATGGCAGCACGTGGGATCGCGAGGCGCAAGGAATTCGGCTGCGCCGGGAACGATTCGGCTAACGCACGAGAGCCAGATGAGGGGTAGGCCAAGAAAGAAAGCCGCAGGGAGCTGGGAAGCCAACGAGTTCTCCGACGACCCCGGCACGCGCGAGCGGATGCTGGAGGCGGCGGCAGAGCTGTTCCTGCGCCAGGGCTTCGCGACGACCACCATACGCCAGATTGCGGAAAGCTGCGGGGTGACGCCCGGCGCCATCTACAATCACTTCAGCTCCAAGGACGAGATCCTCTACAGCATCATTTCCTTCACGCAGGGCACGGCGGAAAAGGAAATGCACCTCGCCCTGCAACGGGGCAGCGGCGATCCCAAAATGCGCCTTTACCAAGTCGCCCGGGCGCTCACGTCCATAAACTGCCGTTACCGGATCAACGCCCTGGCGAGCAACAAGGAATATCGCGGGCTTGAGGAGCCTTATCTCTCGGAAATCCTGGCGGGCCGGCGGCGCCTGCGCGGCTATATCGAGCGGGTGCTTGAGGAGGGTGGTGATGCCGGCGTCTTCATCCTGCCGCAGGTTGCCGGCAAGCCGTCCGCGCGCATTGCGGGTATAGCCATTGGCGACATGTGCATCCGGGCGGCAGAATGGTTCCGCCCGGACGGGCCCGCAACCGTTGAGGAGCTGGCACGGGAATATGCCCTTATGGCGCTCAGATGCGTCGGCGTGAATGACTTCATGCCGCCAGAGTGAGCCGCAGCCAACGTCCCTTCCCTACCGCCTGAGCAGCCGCAGCGCATTCTCGCAGAGCCAGGCCCGCTTCACCGCAGGCTTGAGGTCGAGAGCGGCGACTTCCCGCGCGAGGTCGCGGATCGACACGCCATTGACCCACTCGGTCGCGCCGAACATCACCTTGTCCACCATCATCCGGCCGCCCAGCAGCAGCATCGGTTCCCAGCCGGCGCCCGGCTGACCAATCATGCGCCCGCGATGCGTCGAGAATTCCAGATAAACGTTTCGATGCCTGTGGCACACGGCCACCATCTCGGCGATCCACGGCCAGCCGCCATGACCGGCGATGACGACAAGCTCGGGAAAGGCAATCGCCACCCTGTCGATCTCGCGCCACGTACAGAAATCGACCGGACGGGTGGTGGCGAAATGGTTGCCGGTGTGGATCCACAGCGGCACGCCGAGGCGCCTGGCGGTATCGTAAACGGGCGCCACGCTCGGATCATCAGGCTTCACGCCGTCAATGAACGGACAAAGCGTGCCCCCGCCCATGCCCTCATCTGCGACCAACCGCTCAAGCTCACGCGCGGCGAAGGCGGGCCGGCGCATGTCCAGGCCCGCCCAGGCCTGCAGGCGGCCATCGCTCCGGCGGGCGACGCCTGCCAGCCAGTCGTTGACGGTGCCTGCTTGCGGATGCAGCGCATCGAGACCGTGGACGACCTGAAGCGCGACGCCCTGCGCCTCCAGACTGGACAGATAGGCCGCTTCGCCCATAGACAGCGAGCCCCTCTCGACGAGCAGTTCGGCCGCGGCGAGGGGCGAGCGCGCGAGGGCCTCCCAGTAGTCGTCCTCGGCAACCCCGGCGAGGCTGCAGAAGCGATGGCCGAACCGATCGAGATAGGCCGGCACCTCCCTGGCGAACCAGGAGAGATAGGCGCGCCAGCCGTGGCGATCGAAATAGATGCCACACATGTCGACAATGCCGTCAATCAGATCGTCGATGCCGGATGCGGTCGGCTGCATGATCGATGTTTCCCCTGACATGGCTTTTCATCACCGCCGCGACCAGCCACCGTCCACGAACAGTGACGCGCCCGTCACATAACTGGCTTCATCGGAGGCAAGCCAGGCCACGGCATTGGCCACCTCATGGGGAAGGCCCATGCGTCGCAGCGGTTGAATGCGGACCTGGCGTTCGCCCAGCTGCCGGATCTCCGGGTCGCCTTGAACCATGTCGGTTTCGATGAAGCCTGGGCAGACCGCGTTCACACGGACGCCCTCGCGCCCGAGCTCCGTGGCAAGAGACCGGGTGAGCGTCAGTAGCCCGCCCTTCGAGGCGTCGTAAGCGGGCTGGCCGAAGAAGCCCATGATGGCGGCCGAGGCGATGTTGACGATGGCCCCGCGTCCCGAGGCGGCGAGCATGTCGGCGGCAGCCTGCGCCATCAGGAAAGGGCCCTGCAGGTTCACGCGCAGCACTCGCTCCCAGTCTTCGGCTCGGTGATCTCGAACCCGTGCCCGGTGCTCGATCCCGGCATTGTTCACCAATATGTCGACAGGACCGAGCGCGGCAGCGGCGGCGCGCGTGACGGATTGGCAGCCCTCGATCATGGAGATATCGCCGGGCACATCCACGGCGCGTCCGCCGGCTGAGGCGATCGCCTCGCGAACGGCAGCGGCATGGTGCGCCGCGATATCGTTGACCGCGACGGCGGCACCGTCTTCCGCTAATCGCAAGGCGATGGCGCGGCCGATGCCCCGCCCTGCCCCCGTCACCAGTGCCACCCGGCCTTCCAACCGCGGTCC
Proteins encoded in this region:
- a CDS encoding SDR family NAD(P)-dependent oxidoreductase, yielding MYEISGRSALITGAGLGIGRSIALRLAAEGVNLALFDLHESALGETAGLARSAGVKVAAHVVDVSDAAAVDTATADAGTTLGGFDYLVNNAAISHRNSIIEADAEHFGKVMSVNVWGVFNCSKAVLPGMLKAGRGSIVNISSWAGKTALPQYFAYCTSKFAVIGMTQAMAVDLGQHGIRVNAVCPGIIMNTPTRDMAEAEARARGLPPASERAKTVPMRRLGEPEDVANCVAFLLSDQADYLTGQSINATGGLWTN
- a CDS encoding LysM peptidoglycan-binding domain-containing protein, with the protein product MGGWLSTSGVLTAFSVALLAGGGAGAQSPCAEEYIMQPGDTLYQVTQQCRVQLSELKAANPQIDDLNDIPVGTRLNIPGATRGGDDSGHRDTAPSRQTHQIGPDDTLFSLAERYGTSVGALLAANPDLDADDLRIGLSIRIPGVAPDGQDGPITGEPTISVQPRAGGPGAPITVSGRNYTPGRLVQIGVGPPESEWRSLERARVQADGEVEAQVRIPENADPGDELVFVIHTQDGRTEVSRPVQVVERRDPDAPNDGAGMRTEEGRLARGAECLQLETPGGQTYSLVGAGAQFQAGDYVRVTGKTAEVSFCMQGAATIEVENITRVQPPRQDSTLLTRDYVLASWTAKGSSCRSPDFAISGNAAGGQVIETRINGESRTGYVRLGEDPALIFDRPYRELPISAHSPDALVVEPPPNGPLSISGVRIAGDGAVFVRCG
- a CDS encoding SDR family NAD(P)-dependent oxidoreductase, giving the protein MKRLAGKAFVITGAGSGIGQSSALRLAEEGAGVLAVDQSIESVNATAAMAREGSGRIIAFQQDITAADGPKRMLGAAIQAFGDVDGIVNNAGIGAAKSAHLTTDEEFDRFMDVNLRALFRLSRDFILERRRKGGIIVNLASVFGLTGYPGSAPYSATKAAVIGLTRQMAADYGRDGFRVNAVAPGMIMTPIHSEERQKSNPEYYRSFVNGTPMGVTADASVIASAIAYLCSDDAKFVSGHVLVVDGGWLSTKRDLPVEETPAGYHFA
- a CDS encoding TetR/AcrR family transcriptional regulator, which encodes MRGRPRKKAAGSWEANEFSDDPGTRERMLEAAAELFLRQGFATTTIRQIAESCGVTPGAIYNHFSSKDEILYSIISFTQGTAEKEMHLALQRGSGDPKMRLYQVARALTSINCRYRINALASNKEYRGLEEPYLSEILAGRRRLRGYIERVLEEGGDAGVFILPQVAGKPSARIAGIAIGDMCIRAAEWFRPDGPATVEELAREYALMALRCVGVNDFMPPE
- a CDS encoding SDR family NAD(P)-dependent oxidoreductase — its product is MRGLHEKVFIVTGAGSGIGRASALRLAEEGAFVLAVDRDIDKATETVGLSQGATGKVQAFAQDLTENQAPQAILQAARDAFGELDGLVNNVGLGSPKSALDEPDEEHDKYMNINFRTVFRMSRDFIGFNMHRGGSIVSIASTFGLVGFPGAATYSAAKAAIVGLTRQLAAEYGEHGFRVNAVAPGLIMTPAHTLERQTKNKWFYDSYLNGTPLKVAGDADAIGAAVTFLSSADAGFITGQVLPVDGGWTITKYAFADDGRVRAR
- a CDS encoding aldo/keto reductase; protein product: MIYRTIKNTRIPALGFGTFGLNGAEGLAAIECALETGYRHIDAAIRYGNEAEVGQAIASSRVPREEIFLTTKIWYGDLTPQVIFDSTRESLDRLKTDFVDLLLIHWPSPDMDLGRVLDALAELQSEGLARNIGVANFPTALMRACVEDHGADLLTNQVEYHPFLNQSAVYDLCRRYGMLLTAYLPLARGAVMDDPVLQEIAESHGKSAAQVTLRWLLQQADVAAIPRSSKPEHIRSNFDVFDFALSEEEMARIGALRGGGRIVNVEWAPEWDPA
- a CDS encoding arginase family protein, which produces MSRSAPFAIIEAPSTLGLSTDGVECLSDRLLQLGLADRIGARHAGRVHVPATSRTRDPQTTILNAHEIAGWSPMLADAVGPVLDTGEFPIVLGGDCTILLGSMLALRRRGRHGLLFIDGNADFFQPEAEPNGEGASMDLAWVTGHGPAIVTEFEGESPLVHSADVVAFGYRDHDDQAAYGSQPLPADLLALDLPRIRQMGVEAATRIAIDHLTRPELDGFFIHLDADVLDDAIMPAVDFRIPGGLDWQDLATVLRMALASDKAVGLEVTIYNPSLDQTGDAGRSLANVLAAGLNSRAVGMRI
- a CDS encoding AMP-binding protein, encoding MAAIRPDRHETVLRYVLEQRARDHPDRIYVVFEDDTAWTYAQALEVTRQVAAGLARLGVRQGDRVLSWLPNCPEALAVWFGINWLGAIYVPINTSYRGLLLEHVIKASRAEIMVARAELVDRLAEIDRGRLRHVVVHGRAMPEPIAGLELLPHDLLRQDQRTGELAEPIEPWHTQKIIYTSGTTGPSKGVLCSYFHTATSAAAAFGEKPGLAPRYLVQLPLFHAGGTIGSYAMLLSGGSIALWSGFRTDAFWDFVSRKEVTCCTLLGSMATFLSKQEPSPKEREHRLAWCYVIPLMDDAAAFTRRFNVPVYSLFNMTETSCPILTEANPAAKGTCGKLRPGVDARLVDENDIEVEIGEVGELILRTDLPWQMNHGYDGAPEATAAAWRNGWFHTGDAFRRDAEGNYFFVDRIKDAIRRRGENISSFEVEAVISQHPDVLDVAVVAVPSEHGENEVLACIVPRAAREIDLPGLIDFCSARMAHFMVPRFVRMYESLPTTPTGKVQKVLLRQAGVDGSTWDREAQGIRLRRERFG
- a CDS encoding SDR family NAD(P)-dependent oxidoreductase — its product is MRRLEGHTVLITGGASGIGEATAGRLAEEGAHILIADRDQDGLARLVGALEAAGRRVEAAHYDQSRPETITAMFASLRQRHARLDACFVNAGYGRYGEFLSVDLGDWQRHIDVNLTGSFVVAQEAARWMADAGNGGAIIFNASTAAAHECDLFAAYAASKAGLLMLARTMASELGSFRIRVNVILPGVIATAMTKGLLSEENYAETVAAETPLGRFGTGADIAAAVAFLASDDGAFVTGTTLVIDGGQTLHGYPRWFAADYREKGRPLWRPYLVNGHKMA